One window of Helicobacter winghamensis ATCC BAA-430 genomic DNA carries:
- the lpxD gene encoding UDP-3-O-(3-hydroxymyristoyl)glucosamine N-acyltransferase: MELKEIITLLKDKDALECVMCFQNGDWQVHSNFLDSNFITNIESPQNATCDCITFLEKESYIPEIKTSKAKAILVRKSHLNAIPTSAFALVCENPYLAMAYLTECFATPLFNMETPPKIAKSAQIASNVTIGNGSEIGENCVILANVTIGENVKIGANCVLFPGVCIYRDCEIGDNVRIHANSVIGSDGFGYAHTKDGKHIKIYHNGKAVLENDVEIGANTTIDRAVFGETRIKQGTKIDNLVQIGHNCNIGEFSIIVSQAGISGSTSTGRNVVLGGQCGSAGHLHIGDFTQVGARGAISKSLPANGKFSGHPLLPINDWLKLQALLKKMLKRE; the protein is encoded by the coding sequence ATGGAGTTAAAAGAGATTATCACGCTTTTAAAGGATAAAGATGCTCTAGAATGCGTAATGTGCTTTCAAAACGGCGATTGGCAAGTGCATTCTAACTTTTTGGATTCTAACTTTATAACCAACATAGAGTCCCCACAAAATGCAACTTGTGATTGCATTACATTCTTAGAAAAAGAGAGTTATATTCCAGAAATTAAAACAAGCAAGGCAAAGGCAATCTTGGTGCGCAAGAGCCATTTAAATGCGATTCCAACTTCCGCCTTTGCACTTGTGTGTGAAAATCCCTATCTTGCAATGGCGTATCTAACAGAATGTTTTGCTACTCCGCTTTTTAATATGGAAACTCCACCAAAAATTGCTAAAAGTGCGCAAATTGCTAGCAATGTAACCATTGGAAACGGAAGCGAGATAGGTGAAAATTGCGTGATTTTAGCAAATGTAACCATTGGAGAGAATGTTAAAATCGGCGCAAATTGCGTGCTATTCCCCGGAGTTTGCATTTATAGAGATTGTGAAATAGGGGATAATGTTAGAATCCACGCAAATAGCGTAATTGGAAGCGATGGTTTTGGCTATGCTCACACTAAAGATGGGAAGCATATTAAAATTTATCACAATGGAAAAGCAGTGCTTGAAAATGATGTAGAAATTGGCGCAAACACGACAATTGATAGAGCTGTGTTTGGTGAGACACGCATAAAGCAAGGCACAAAAATTGATAACCTTGTGCAAATTGGGCATAATTGCAACATTGGTGAGTTTTCTATCATTGTTTCACAAGCAGGAATTTCAGGCTCTACTTCCACAGGACGCAATGTTGTTTTAGGGGGACAATGCGGAAGTGCTGGACATTTACATATCGGCGATTTTACACAAGTGGGCGCACGCGGAGCAATCTCAAAAAGCTTACCAGCAAATGGAAAGTTTTCTGGACATCCACTTCTACCAATTAATGATTGGCTAAAACTCCAAGCATTACTAAAGAAAATGTTAAAAAGAGAGTAA